In one Candidatus Pelagibacter sp. HTCC7211 genomic region, the following are encoded:
- a CDS encoding glycosyl transferase, translating to MSDFSQNGIISTLHDFGTKSTSVIENELLKFSKERKMELILPCLYSELEGTALPNIVEEISKTKYLDHIIVGLDRANESQAKKTWKFFKKLKSPFSILWNDGPGLKSLDKELRKKDLAPSELGKGRNVWYCLGMSIARNTARSVALHDCDIKTYDRRMLAKLFYPVVNPLFNFEFCKGYYPRVANEKMNGRVARLLVFPLLTALEKTIGKSDYLEFMKSFKYPLAGEFSFRRNVLPELRISSDWGIEVGILSEMQRSFSPQNICQVDLAETYDHKHQVLSLDDETKGLSRMSIDIIKTFIKKLATQGNSFSREKFRSLKATYYRSALDLIDIYRSDADMNGLKFDSHTEEKAVELFAMNIMKAGEAFILNPMDTPFIPTWSRVKSAIPDFLNRLEKVVNDDNKKYS from the coding sequence ATGAGTGATTTCTCTCAAAACGGAATAATTTCAACACTTCATGATTTTGGAACAAAATCAACATCAGTCATAGAAAACGAATTATTAAAATTTTCAAAAGAAAGAAAAATGGAATTAATTTTACCATGTCTTTACTCTGAGCTAGAAGGAACAGCACTACCTAATATAGTTGAAGAAATAAGTAAGACCAAGTATTTAGACCATATTATCGTAGGTCTTGATAGAGCAAATGAAAGTCAAGCAAAAAAAACCTGGAAGTTTTTTAAAAAATTAAAATCCCCTTTTTCAATACTATGGAATGATGGTCCAGGTTTAAAAAGTCTTGATAAAGAGTTAAGGAAAAAGGATCTGGCCCCCAGTGAACTTGGGAAGGGAAGAAATGTTTGGTATTGTCTTGGAATGTCTATAGCTAGAAATACTGCTCGTTCTGTTGCTCTTCATGATTGTGATATAAAAACATACGATAGAAGAATGCTAGCAAAACTATTTTATCCAGTAGTAAATCCACTTTTTAACTTTGAGTTTTGCAAGGGTTACTACCCTAGAGTAGCGAATGAAAAAATGAATGGACGTGTTGCACGACTACTTGTTTTCCCTTTATTAACAGCCCTAGAAAAAACTATTGGAAAAAGTGATTACTTGGAATTTATGAAATCATTTAAGTACCCCTTAGCAGGTGAGTTTTCATTTAGACGTAACGTTTTACCTGAATTAAGAATTTCCTCAGATTGGGGTATTGAAGTAGGAATTCTATCTGAAATGCAAAGAAGTTTTTCTCCTCAAAATATTTGTCAAGTTGATCTAGCTGAAACTTACGATCATAAACATCAAGTTTTATCCCTTGATGATGAGACCAAAGGATTGTCGAGAATGTCTATAGATATAATAAAAACATTTATAAAAAAATTAGCTACTCAAGGTAATTCATTTAGTAGAGAAAAATTTAGATCTTTAAAAGCAACCTATTACAGGTCTGCTTTAGATCTTATCGATATATATAGAAGCGATGCTGATATGAATGGTCTAAAATTTGACTCTCATACTGAAGAAAAGGCTGTTGAATTGTTTGCAATGAATATAATGAAAGCTGGTGAAGCTTTTATTCTAAATCCAATGGATACACCTTTCATACCAACTTGGAGTAGAGTAAAAAGTGCAATTCCAGATTTTCTAAATAGATTAGAAAAAGTAGTAAATGATGATAATAAAAAATATAGTTAA
- a CDS encoding HAD-IIB family hydrolase produces MKKMFKVLIFTDLDGTLLHRETFEFNEIKEYLNQLLSKGIIIVTNTSKTEKEILEFNNELGSSLPYISENGASIKGLDLLNSNLPKELILSREKDNLINIFEKSVPVNLQNKCKWLSKMDKKKQSLIFGLKDEKLNMALDRKYTIPFIFEGNKGEKKELYKIVKKKGLALQEGGRVINLTDRVNKAKALQVFVRFFKKKNQDVKTIAVGDNYNDLDMLKTSDFPCLVFNDKFTLDHIPINDLITTNKPSPEGWADVVKIAMVKINKN; encoded by the coding sequence ATGAAAAAAATGTTCAAAGTTTTAATATTTACAGATCTTGATGGCACACTTCTTCATAGAGAAACTTTCGAATTTAATGAAATAAAAGAGTATCTAAATCAACTACTTTCTAAAGGTATTATTATAGTAACTAATACAAGCAAAACAGAAAAAGAGATTTTAGAATTTAACAATGAGTTAGGTTCAAGTTTACCTTATATTTCTGAAAATGGTGCATCAATAAAAGGTTTAGATTTATTAAATTCAAATTTACCAAAGGAATTAATTCTCAGCAGAGAAAAGGATAATCTAATAAATATTTTTGAAAAATCTGTACCAGTAAATTTGCAAAATAAATGTAAATGGTTATCTAAAATGGATAAAAAAAAACAAAGTTTAATTTTTGGTTTAAAAGATGAAAAACTTAATATGGCTTTAGATCGTAAGTATACTATTCCATTTATATTTGAGGGAAACAAAGGTGAAAAAAAAGAATTATATAAAATTGTAAAAAAAAAAGGTTTAGCTTTACAGGAAGGCGGTAGAGTTATTAATTTAACTGATAGAGTCAATAAAGCTAAAGCGCTTCAAGTATTTGTCAGATTTTTTAAAAAAAAAAATCAAGATGTAAAAACAATAGCAGTTGGTGATAATTACAATGATTTAGATATGCTTAAAACGAGTGATTTTCCTTGCTTGGTGTTTAATGATAAATTTACATTAGACCATATTCCAATAAATGATTTAATAACAACAAATAAGCCATCTCCTGAGGGCTGGGCTGATGTGGTCAAAATAGCTATGGTTAAAATAAATAAAAATTAA
- a CDS encoding PD-(D/E)XK nuclease family protein, whose product MKTDYRDIVKLNSMKDKTEMFNYSPSEFAFGFESCKRCYYDKKVNSIELKVPFPGIFSKFDSLQKNFYHGKSSKTLTDNLEEGEIVGDFNKMLRSEVLYDLKDRPFTMSGKIDAYIKHKDSFTIVDFKTTKINESKIDAYATQLQSYALMMEKPKEGSLKLTPIKRLGIFCFEPSNISRAESNNCNIHMDTQWYDIPRDDKDLIGYITKIQDVLYSKETPESGSSCGICNFRKVMK is encoded by the coding sequence ATGAAGACTGATTACAGAGATATTGTTAAGCTAAATTCGATGAAAGATAAAACTGAAATGTTTAACTATTCTCCAAGTGAATTTGCCTTCGGTTTTGAGAGTTGTAAAAGATGTTATTATGATAAAAAAGTAAATAGTATTGAACTAAAAGTTCCTTTTCCAGGAATATTCTCAAAATTTGATAGTTTACAAAAAAATTTTTATCACGGCAAATCAAGCAAAACTCTAACTGATAATCTTGAAGAGGGTGAAATTGTAGGTGATTTTAATAAAATGTTAAGATCAGAAGTTTTATATGATCTTAAAGATAGACCATTTACCATGAGTGGTAAAATAGATGCTTATATTAAACATAAAGACTCATTCACTATAGTAGATTTTAAAACTACAAAAATTAATGAGAGTAAAATTGATGCTTATGCAACCCAGCTTCAAAGCTATGCATTAATGATGGAAAAACCTAAAGAAGGTAGCTTAAAACTTACTCCAATAAAAAGATTAGGTATCTTTTGTTTTGAGCCAAGTAATATTTCAAGAGCAGAGAGTAATAATTGCAACATTCATATGGATACACAGTGGTATGATATACCAAGAGATGACAAAGATTTAATTGGTTATATTACCAAAATTCAAGATGTTTTATATTCTAAAGAAACTCCAGAGTCTGGATCAAGTTGTGGAATATGTAATTTTAGAAAGGTAATGAAATAA
- a CDS encoding pilin, whose protein sequence is MNINYKKKGFTLIELLVVVAIIGILAAVGVVAYSGYTSAAKRNATLAQHRTAVKFIQNTLGMCDVNGGGTLKISDKRSINCSITNNASGINQLNDIFIKHFLDIDWKNPYGETDPVVYTARNGSADRDGRMRFDETECFSGSSKKQIALWVKTPKDYYPILIKKDGWCN, encoded by the coding sequence ATGAATATTAATTATAAAAAAAAAGGATTTACGTTAATTGAACTTTTAGTTGTAGTTGCAATAATTGGTATTCTCGCTGCAGTAGGTGTAGTTGCATATAGTGGGTATACAAGTGCTGCTAAAAGAAATGCTACACTTGCTCAACATAGAACAGCTGTTAAATTTATTCAAAACACTTTAGGGATGTGTGATGTTAATGGAGGTGGAACTTTAAAGATTTCTGACAAACGTTCAATTAATTGCAGTATTACAAATAATGCTTCAGGCATTAATCAACTAAACGATATTTTCATAAAACATTTTTTAGATATTGATTGGAAAAATCCATATGGAGAAACAGATCCAGTAGTCTATACTGCAAGAAATGGTTCTGCAGATCGAGACGGAAGAATGAGATTTGATGAAACTGAATGTTTTTCAGGATCATCAAAAAAACAAATTGCACTTTGGGTAAAAACTCCAAAAGATTATTATCCAATCTTAATTAAAAAAGATGGATGGTGTAATTAA
- a CDS encoding GIY-YIG nuclease family protein produces the protein MNTFKSNEENTISNFVSINEVINYEPPKYIPNWDGSFNKIKSGKSSYFRPNKEFSIFNINIINSNSLRLDAKSEGIYIILSEKFNFFYVGKTLSNIKQRLHSHIQKLTSTNNNRYTTPLKWQKLAFIRYNALKEESVKLDDLKIKFYHSSEYSMCSIDELENNIYLKYKALLPKYISLNDPKALES, from the coding sequence ATGAATACATTTAAATCTAACGAAGAAAATACTATCAGTAACTTTGTTTCAATTAACGAAGTAATTAACTATGAACCACCAAAATATATTCCTAACTGGGATGGTAGCTTTAATAAGATTAAAAGTGGTAAAAGCTCATACTTTAGACCCAATAAAGAGTTTTCTATTTTTAATATAAATATTATTAACAGTAACTCATTAAGATTAGATGCAAAATCTGAAGGTATTTATATTATCTTAAGTGAAAAGTTTAATTTCTTTTATGTTGGAAAAACCTTATCTAATATAAAACAAAGATTACACTCACACATACAAAAGCTTACCTCAACAAATAACAATAGGTATACAACACCTCTTAAATGGCAAAAGTTAGCATTTATCAGATATAATGCTTTAAAAGAAGAAAGTGTAAAGTTAGATGATCTTAAGATTAAATTTTATCATTCATCTGAATATTCAATGTGCAGTATTGATGAGCTAGAAAATAATATATATCTAAAATATAAAGCTTTATTGCCCAAATACATATCATTGAATGATCCAAAGGCGCTTGAAAGTTAA
- a CDS encoding ATP-dependent Clp protease adaptor ClpS, with protein sequence MNNSFRFETNFNNPILYEVIFLNDQVTTIEFIIRVLKHIFNKEHKHALKLTRKIHEEGYGVVGSYIYEIAGQKELETSLMARDENFPLRVVIKIK encoded by the coding sequence ATGAATAATAGTTTTAGATTCGAGACTAATTTTAATAATCCAATACTCTATGAAGTTATTTTCTTAAATGACCAAGTTACTACAATCGAATTTATAATCCGAGTTTTAAAACATATTTTCAATAAGGAACATAAACATGCTCTTAAACTTACCAGAAAAATTCATGAAGAAGGATATGGAGTTGTTGGGTCATATATTTATGAAATTGCAGGACAGAAAGAATTAGAAACAAGTTTGATGGCAAGAGATGAAAATTTTCCTTTAAGAGTTGTTATAAAAATAAAATAA